A window of Halostagnicola kamekurae genomic DNA:
GATTACAAAGTCGCTGTAGAGTCAATCGGCTATCCAGAGACAGCCGCGATCTGTGGTCGGAAGGGGCACGACAAGCCTGGATACGTATTGCTGACTGAATCAGAGTATGAACTATACAAACAGGGTCAACGGGTTTTTGAACCACACACGAACGCCGCTCATGTTCGAGTGAAGGATCCTGTAGTGAAAGAGATTTAGCGCACACAGATTTGATTCTCAGACCTGCTAATTAATCATTGGAAGGTGAGAAATTCTTGTAGCAAAATTTTAGTGTGTACACAGCAGATATAGCTGCCGCACCATATGAAGCCGTCAGCAGAATAAAAGCTATATTTTTAACGTTCCCTCCTTTAACCACTAAAGATATTATCATAGTGATCGCTGAAAACAGAATCAGAATAATAGATGCTAACGCGAATACAAAGTCCCAATGCTGGTAGGCGTAGGACAACGTGACCGTCCCAGCCCACTCCTTATCGTCTTGATCAGTTAGTGCGTGAACTGAAACTGGTCGAAATCGATGATCGCTAGATGAAACCTGAATAGGTTTGGGGAGTTTGTGTATTTCAACCAAGACGGTCAGATATAGTGCCAAGAAAGGCAGTGATAATCCTATGACCTGCAGTAACTGATATGGATCGGTTTGAACCATTCACATGTAGTTCATATTGAGGGAATAAGTATTTAATTAGTACTTTCTTCCATGCGTAATTCCTAAATATCTGTAATATTAACCAACATGGAATAGATGGCAGTAGGGATGTTGGTTAACGGCTCTGGCGTCGATCTCACGAGATATGCAGATCATGTCAATTAGAAACTACGAGGAATCGGTCCGGCTCGGGGAGACAGGTACGATCTTACCGGATTCCAGCGCGACCTCCTGTACGTAATCGCTGGACAGGATGAGCCACACGGTCTTGCAATCAAAGACGAACTCGAGAACTACTACGAGAAAGAAATCCACCACGGACGACTGTATCCGAATCTGGACACACTCGTAGATAAAGGACTCGTCGAGAAAAGTGAGAAGGATCGACGAACCAACGTCTACTCAGTCACCCGTCGAGGCACTCGTGAAATCGAAACCCACCGAGAATGGGAGAACAAATAGATAGATCTCTAAATAGCTTATTTAGAAAGGCCCATCATATTCTCCAGGTGAATTCTGAAAAATACTGTTGGTGAAGTTCTCACCTAGATCTGTGGAATTCTGTAAAGGAAGACCAAACGCCTGAAATATGGATACAACTGAATACAGGACTGAGGAAAATCGGTCTTCCTTAGATAATTCGATTTCGTACTGGAAAGGATTCATTCTCGGGGCTTCAACCACGTCGTCATAGCAAACCGGAGCACCGTAATCCTGAACCAATTCTTGATACCAGTCTGACTCAAAAAACAGCATTGTTCTATAGCCATTAATCAATCTGGCTTTGACATAGATGTTATTTGATTCTTCTGGCCAACCATAAGTTGAAAGTAAATTCATATAGATATTCAAATGGTTATAGAGAGCAAGTAGAGTATTTTCCCCGTCAATGAACTGGATATTTTCATGGGATGAATCTAGGTACCTATCAATTACTTCCCATGTGACTGTCTGATCGGATGGTTCCGGAAACGGAATTGTAGGAAGAGGCATGAAGAATTTCGCAGAACCATCAGCGAAAAACTTGATCGTAAGCGGAGTATGCGCCCTATCCTTATACCCATCTTCGTCATAAGTAGTCCACTGTTGAGCTACAACACCTTCGCTAGTTGCTCGATACGTATCCGCATCTACACCCATCTTAATACTTTCATCTTCTTCCACGCCATCACGATCCTCCGAAAGTAGATACATGTTTGAAGACTGAACTGCATCCCTAAAACCGTCTAAATCTAACCGGACATCACTGCAGACAGGTTCGTCAAGCGTTGTTGGGATACCGTATACCTCCAGCATAGGTATCCCCAGAATATCATTTTCTGGATCACCTGCATGCGCGTTTGTAAGCCCTACCTCGGTCTGACAGAATTCTTCAACTCTTTCCTGCCATTGCTCTCTCCGGTTATGAAGATCATCTAAAACACCTGGATCGGTTAACGGCCGATAGGGATCGCTTCCTTCACCAGTTCTCCGATACACACACCCGTTGTTATTGATATGCGGTGTGATCTGGCTTTCCGGAACATCTACTAGTATGACATATCCCTCACCTCCATCTTCAGAAAAACCATCAAATGTATGAGTTGTGAATCGTGGAGGCGGGCTAACGTATTCTTTGACTGCATTCCGGACTGTTTCCTTATATTTTGACGAATCACCATTACTCAATGTGAACCGGTCTTCCGGTTTGTTCGTGTCATCGTTTTCTTCAACTCCAAGGAAGAGAAGGCCGCCATACGTATTTGCAAATGAGCTAACTGATTTAGCGATATCTTCTTTTCCAATCAGACTTCGCTTGTATTCGTAGTAGTATCCCTCTGGAACATCTAACTCGTATATATCGTCGGAGTCTATCTCTGATAATGGTTTCTCGAAGGGATTGTAATTTATCATCTATATTCTCTATCAAGGTGTTGTCTTGATAAAAATCCTACCTTCAAGAACTAGAGGTTCATCTTTACCGGTTTCCCCAGAGATACTGCCCTACAAGCAGTGATAAAATTCCTCTGTTGTATAGCGGTCTAGTCTGCCGATGTCACTAGCTTAGAAGGGTGAAGCTGAGGAATTCGATCTTGATATAGAAATCGATATCCTCGACTTCATTGAGCAATGTCGTGACCTAGCTAAACAAGGTTGGGGAAGCACGCGGGCGAACCTGCCGCTGGCGGACTCGCCCGCTGGGTTCACGTCGTTCTGCACTGTTTCCGACTCGAAGAAGGCCACAGCTACCGTGAAACACCGAATAGGCTGAAGTATCTGACTGAGGTCATGACGCACTTGACATAGATCGGGACGAACTCCCTGATTACAGCACAATCTACAAGTCATTTGACTGGCTGAAAATGTGGGTGTGGTGGGCGTTGCTGCGCGTTTCAGCGCACCAACGCCCGCAATCTGGGTACGCCGCTCTCGACAGCACGTTCTTTGATCGCCGTCGTGCTTCGTCGTACTTCCGCCAGCGATCAGGAAGCACTGTACAGACACTGAAAGTGACGACAATAACTGATGTCGAGTCGCTCGCTGTTCTTGACCTCTATATCACAGCACGGTGGAAGCATGATACAAAGACGGGACTGCAGGTCGTCCGCATTTGGGCGGACGACCTGCAGTCCGAGGTTGCCGACAACGGGTTCCAAGACTGGCACACTGAGTGCGAAATTGCCGAACTTGACGTTGAGTACCTTGTTCACTACCGCTGCTCATCGCCAAAAGTAGTTCTGAACAACGCGCTCAACCGGACAAACGGCTACTCTCAGCGCTGGATGGCCGAAACTTCCTATTTGACAACGAAGCGCTCGCACGGCATCGCCGAGCGAGCGCTTGGCTGGTATCGACAGTTCCGTGAAATCGTCCTGATGTTCGCTCTCATCAGCATAGAGTCGTTGTGTGAGCCGTTGTAACCATGACTCAGCATCTATTCAACAGAGCAGTCTCTTCATCTTGGTAATCTTCGACGTATGCAGAGAGTTGATCGACATGATCCTCTGTCGCTTTGACTACCTTGAGTTTGATTAGAATAACATCATTGTTGGCGAGATAGATAAGATCAGTGCATCCAGATGGGAGAGACTGTTGCCGTGCTACAGAAACTAACTCTCCAGGCTCCTCATCAATAATTGAAGCTAATAGACGGTGATTGCGCAAGAATATCTACAATTGAGCTTTCCGAAGCAGTCGATTTTTCTGACATAGAACAGCCTCTCTAGCACACTCACATAATCGTTCACAAGACCTATAGATAGAATACTCCGAGAATACAGTTGCGACTAACGTATTGATCTCCTCAGATAGATTCTTGGACAAATTCGCCGGAGATACGGTTTTCCTGCTCAACTGCGGCAGTATCAAGAAGACGGCTGCAAACGGATAGCACCTGTCGAATGTTCCCTTGAGAACGTTGGAGAATCAGGTCGAGAGCATCTTCTGTGAAAGGATAAATATCGGAGTGCTGGTCACCTCCTGTGCGTTCTCGATCTAGGTATCGTTCTACAAGGGCGTACAGATGTTCGTCAGTCAATGGGCGCAACGCAACCTCTTGTCCGATTCGCTCACTAAACGCGTGATATTCGCTCATTACGTCTTGCCAGACCTCTGGTGCGCAACCGAACAACATACAGAGCCCCTCACTATTCTGGTCCATCAGATGCCGGATACTGTTCAGGGTTGCCTGCTCGTCCTTCGATGAAAGACGAGCAATACTCTCAAACTCGTCAACGAAGACAAACACTGCAGTATAGCCCAACTCCAGCAGTAAATTCTTCATCGCTGTAAACGCCCGAACACCCATTGTATCGTCGTCGAGAGCGGTGTGGATCTCCATTTCTTTTCGCTGTTCATATCGAATCCCCTCCCCAGTCAACCATTGCCACGCATACAGGTTCGTGTCTTCATACACCATATGAACGATAGCCCTCGCGAAATCAGCAAACTTCGTCACATCGCTTAGTCGCTTGACTGCAGTTGGGACGAGTTCTGAAAGCAGTACATCACCATCATCAATCAGTGACCGCATTCCGTTCGCTCCAATGGGATTGGCATCCGTGACATCACGCGCTACCGTTGCGAGGAACTCGTATGCGACTTCCTGGACTCGAGAAAACCCGAGATCATACATGAACTCGTGATAGATGTCGAGGAACCCTTCGCCTGGTTGCGCGACGTAGCCGACGACAATGTCTCCCTGATCCCGCAATAGCGAACGTGTATATTTGAGTGTATGCGACTTCCCGTTACCGTACTTTCCGGTGACGACCAGGTGTTTCGATTTACCTGTCGATAACGTCGCAGATACCGTCGAACTGATTGCAGCGGTCGCGTGATCCTGACCACAGTAAATCTCCGGGTTCTCCGAAGGAACCGGACTGTACGGGAAAGGATTGCTGTCGAGCTTGAATTGGCTGTAATTCTGTTCCTGATCGCTGATGTCAAATGCTTCGCTCATTGGTTTGAATTGGGGGTAAACTCAAGGTCGCGGTCGTATACCGCGAGGTAGTAGTACTGTTTATCGAACTGTTCAAGTCCAGCCATAACCTGCTGTGTTGACTGGGATGTCGAGACTAGCGAGTCACCGTCAGCAAGTGCAATCTCTTTGATTCCCAAGACTGA
This region includes:
- a CDS encoding PadR family transcriptional regulator; its protein translation is MGPARGDRYDLTGFQRDLLYVIAGQDEPHGLAIKDELENYYEKEIHHGRLYPNLDTLVDKGLVEKSEKDRRTNVYSVTRRGTREIETHREWENK
- a CDS encoding AlbA family DNA-binding domain-containing protein; amino-acid sequence: MINYNPFEKPLSEIDSDDIYELDVPEGYYYEYKRSLIGKEDIAKSVSSFANTYGGLLFLGVEENDDTNKPEDRFTLSNGDSSKYKETVRNAVKEYVSPPPRFTTHTFDGFSEDGGEGYVILVDVPESQITPHINNNGCVYRRTGEGSDPYRPLTDPGVLDDLHNRREQWQERVEEFCQTEVGLTNAHAGDPENDILGIPMLEVYGIPTTLDEPVCSDVRLDLDGFRDAVQSSNMYLLSEDRDGVEEDESIKMGVDADTYRATSEGVVAQQWTTYDEDGYKDRAHTPLTIKFFADGSAKFFMPLPTIPFPEPSDQTVTWEVIDRYLDSSHENIQFIDGENTLLALYNHLNIYMNLLSTYGWPEESNNIYVKARLINGYRTMLFFESDWYQELVQDYGAPVCYDDVVEAPRMNPFQYEIELSKEDRFSSVLYSVVSIFQAFGLPLQNSTDLGENFTNSIFQNSPGEYDGPF
- a CDS encoding BREX system ATP-binding domain-containing protein; translation: MSEAFDISDQEQNYSQFKLDSNPFPYSPVPSENPEIYCGQDHATAAISSTVSATLSTGKSKHLVVTGKYGNGKSHTLKYTRSLLRDQGDIVVGYVAQPGEGFLDIYHEFMYDLGFSRVQEVAYEFLATVARDVTDANPIGANGMRSLIDDGDVLLSELVPTAVKRLSDVTKFADFARAIVHMVYEDTNLYAWQWLTGEGIRYEQRKEMEIHTALDDDTMGVRAFTAMKNLLLELGYTAVFVFVDEFESIARLSSKDEQATLNSIRHLMDQNSEGLCMLFGCAPEVWQDVMSEYHAFSERIGQEVALRPLTDEHLYALVERYLDRERTGGDQHSDIYPFTEDALDLILQRSQGNIRQVLSVCSRLLDTAAVEQENRISGEFVQESI